One window of Populus nigra chromosome 5, ddPopNigr1.1, whole genome shotgun sequence genomic DNA carries:
- the LOC133694652 gene encoding pentatricopeptide repeat-containing protein At3g57430, chloroplastic-like, protein MVSLKNKQESASIMYSSLNSRSSCNFSNICKNTNHLKSLKARLIVNGLIQYKLLLRQFLESCFNLGSVDIALSTFNTIKKPSLLLQNLMIRNLSNNGLHENVLSVYKSCQVSNCLSDDFTFPFVIKACSVLGAFEIGKEIHCAVLRNGYERNVVIETALVDFYGKIGHLGTARSLIDGSPQPDLVSLNALISCYSFHGIDQPMFEVFKLIFVVGLKPNLSTLASVIPVCTRLGCLDTGKSLHGFAVKSGFLANEFLVPALISMYARDVCVSSAINMFEDVKRKNVAVWNAMISACTQKDMAFEAYEMFRQMLHADVLPNSITFVSVIPSCEVAGGILYGESFHAWVIKHGLENQVSVLTALVSMYAKLGEMHKAENLFDRISNRNLLLWNVMVSGYVRNCLWDLSLAAFCEMRLGGFSPDAVSIVSVLSACSNLEAVLFGKCAHAFSIRKGIDSSPNVSNALLAFYSDCRQLTSSFKLFHKMHTRNTVSWNTLISGCVHSGEMEKAVDLGHSMQKEGVALDLVTLISVLPVYCDRDYLVHGMALHGYAIKKGFASDVSLVNALISTYCKCGDLDSGRFLFEVMSERCVVSWNALITGLRHLNLQNEALVLFSQMTEYQRPNSVTLLNVLPLCYSHLQGTKDIPVWNAIISVHIQTKYPENAVCFFYDLLRMGLQPDNITVLSLVSACAQLNFLSLAHSVMAYVICKGFEKDSAVSNALIDMYARCGDIVTAKKLFEGLIEKDAVSWSVMINGYCLHGDGKAALEILSQMQLSGVIPNVIVFSTILSACSHAGLVEQAWMVLNSMVENGISARIEHYACLVDLLGRKGHLKEAYNVVKKLHGKPSVTLLESLLGACSVHGNVEIGEEISGLLIEMDPDNPVPYVILSNIYAAAGRWADANKLRSNIDRRRLRKAAGCSLLIREKSDNMW, encoded by the exons ATGGTCTctcttaaaaacaaacaagaatcTGCTTCAATAATGTACAGTTCACTCAATTCAAGATCCAGCTGTAACTTCTCCAATATCTGCAAAAACACCAACCACTTGAAGTCCTTGAAAGCTCGACTCATAGTTAACGGTCTAATACAATACAAGCTTTTGCTGAGACAATTTTTGGAGTCTTGTTTTAATTTGGGTTCTGTTGATATAGCTCTCTCGACTTTCAATACAATTAAGAAGCCAAGCTTGTTGTTGCAAAACTTGATGATTAGGAATCTAAGTAATAATGGGTTACACGAAAACGTCTTGTCTGTGTATAAAAGTTGTCAGGTTTCGAATTGCCTATCTGATGATTTTACGTTTCCTTTTGTGATCAAGGCATGCTCGGTTCTTGGTGCTTTTGAAATTGGAAAAGAGATTCATTGTGCTGTGTTGAGAAATGGGTATGAGAGAAATGTTGTTATAGAGACTGCTTTGGTCGACTTTTATGGAAAGATTGGTCATTTAGGGACTGCACGCTCTCTGATTGATGGAAGTCCACAACCAGACTTGGTTTCTCTGAATGCTTTGATTTCTTGTTATTCTTTTCATGGGATTGATCAACCAATGTTTGAGGTTTTTAAGCTTATCTTCGTGGTGGGTTTGAAGCCTAATTTGAGTACTTTGGCTAGTGTAATTCCTGTGTGTACCAGATTGGGATGTTTGGATACAGGTAAGTCTCTCCATGGATTTGCTGTGAAGTCTGGATTTCTTGCGAATGAGTTCTTGGTGCCTGCTTTAATTTCAATGTATGCTCGTGATGTGTGTGTATCTAGTGCTATAAATATGTTTGAAGATGTAAAAAGGAAGAATGTTGCTGTTTGGAATGCTATGATTTCTGCTTGTACACAAAAGGATATGGCTTTTGAAGCATATGAGATGTTTCGACAAATGCTTCATGCTGATGTGCTGCCTAACTCAATTACTTTTGTGTCGGTCATTCCCTCATGTGAGGTTGCTGGTGGTATACTGTATGGTGAATCATTTCATGCTTGGGTGATAAAACACGGTTTAGAAAATCAGGTTTCTGTTTTGACAGCCCTCGTGTCCATGTATGCTAAGCTTGGAGAGATGCATAAAGCTGAAAATCTTTTTGATCGGATTTCCAATAGGAACCTCTTGTTATGGAATGTGATGGTGTCTGGGTATGTGCGCAATTGTCTATGGGATCTAAGTCTCGCTGCATTTTGTGAAATGCGGCTTGGTGGATTTAGTCCAGACGCAGTCTCTATTGTTAGTGTTCTTTCTGCTTGTTCCAATCTGGAGGCTGTTTTGTTTGGTAAGTGTGCCCATGCATTTAGCATTAGAAAGGGGATTGATTCAAGCCCCAATGTTTCAAATGCTCTCTTGGCATTTTATTCTGATTGTAGACAACTCACCTCTTCTTTTAAGCTCTTTCACAAAATGCACACTAGGAATACTGTGTCGTGGAATACTTTGATATCTGGGTGTGTGCATAGTGGAGAAATGGAAAAGGCAGTTGACCTTGGTCACAGTATGCAGAAAGAGGGTGTGGCATTGGATTTGGTCACCCTAATAAGCGTTCTCCCTGTTTACTGTGACAGGGACTATTTAGTTCATGGGATGGCCCTTCATGGTTATGCGATAAAAAAAGGGTTTGCTTCTGATGTATCTTTGGTCAATGCACTTATCAGCACATATTGTAAGTGTGGCGATCTTGATTCTGGGAGATTTCTTTTTGAAGTTATGTCAGAAAGGTGCGTAGTGTCTTGGAATGCCCTGATTACTGGCTTGCGGCATCTCAACCTACAGAACGAGGCTTTGGTCCTTTTCAGTCAAATGACGGAGTATCAGAGGCCAAATTCTGTAACTCTGCTAAATGTATTACCTTTGTGCTACAGCCATTTGCAGG GAACAAAAGACATACCAGTGTGGAATGCTATTATTTCTGTGCATATCCAAACAAAATATCCTGAAAACGCAGTTTGCTTCTTCTATGATTTGCTTCGAATGGGTTTACAACCTGATAACATAACAGTTCTGAGTTTAGTTTCAGCATGCGCTCAACTAAATTTCTTGAGTCTTGCTCATTCTGTAATGGCCTATGTGATATGCAAGGGATTTGAGAAAGATTCTGCCGTTAGCAATGCCCTAATAGATATGTATGCAAGATGTGGAGACATTGTTACTGCTAAAAAGCTGTTTGAGGGCTTGATTGAAAAGGATGCTGTCTCTTGGAGTGTGATGATCAATGGATACTGTCTCCATGGGGACGGAAAAGCTGCCCTCGAAATTCTCTCCCAGATGCAGTTATCAGGAGTGATCCCTAATGTCATTGTATTTTCAACTATTTTATCAGCTTGCAGCCATGCTGGTTTAGTTGAGCAAGCTTGGATGGTCCTCAACTCTATGGTCGAAAACGGTATATCAGCAAGAATAGAGCACTATGCATGCCTGGTGGACCTGTTAGGGAGAAAAGGTCACTTGAAGGAGGCGTACAATGTCGTTAAGAAGCTACATGGTAAACCTTCAGTTACCCTGCTTGAGTCGCTGTTGGGTGCCTGTAGCGTACATGGCAACGTCGAAATTGGGGAGGAAATTAGTGGGCTGCTGATTGAAATGGACCCAGATAATCCTGTTCCTTATGTGATTCTTTCCAATATCTATGCAGCAGCTGGTCGATGGGCAGACGCCAATAAATTGAGGTCAAACATAGACCGGAGACGATTGAGAAAAGCAGCTGGTTGCAGTCTTCTAATAAGGGAAAAAAGTGACAACATGTGGTAA